Proteins found in one Bordetella genomosp. 11 genomic segment:
- a CDS encoding GntR family transcriptional regulator yields the protein MPPNAASPFDLLRSMTLSGLVQEEILRGIKSGELTVGSRLNESELSQRLGVSRSPLREAFRALEEAGLVRLEKNRGVFIRDLSDEEAAELYDVRAGMDEMVGRRLAPRITEEQLAELGAMLTELETTSARDGVNRYFELNLAFHDRLVEMTGNATLLGLYRQVVNRIHLLRRRGFSLAGSSSASHAEHRAILDALATRDPDIAARAMRQHVESGFQRAVAAHHLEESPAPTRIPA from the coding sequence ATGCCGCCCAATGCCGCCTCGCCCTTCGATCTATTGCGTTCCATGACCCTCTCGGGCTTGGTGCAGGAGGAAATCCTGCGCGGCATCAAGTCCGGGGAACTGACCGTCGGTTCGCGCCTGAATGAAAGCGAGCTCTCCCAGCGCCTGGGCGTCAGCCGCAGCCCGCTGCGCGAAGCCTTTCGCGCGCTGGAGGAAGCCGGCCTGGTACGCCTGGAGAAAAACCGCGGCGTGTTCATCCGCGACCTCTCCGACGAAGAAGCCGCCGAGCTCTACGACGTCCGCGCCGGCATGGACGAAATGGTCGGCCGCCGCCTTGCGCCCCGCATCACCGAGGAACAGCTGGCCGAACTGGGCGCCATGCTGACCGAACTGGAAACCACCTCGGCGCGCGACGGCGTCAATCGCTACTTCGAATTGAACCTGGCCTTCCACGACCGGCTGGTGGAAATGACCGGCAATGCGACGCTGCTGGGGCTGTATCGGCAGGTGGTCAACCGAATACACCTGCTGCGCCGGCGCGGCTTCTCCCTGGCGGGAAGTTCATCGGCTTCGCATGCGGAACACCGCGCCATCCTCGACGCCCTGGCCACCCGCGACCCCGACATCGCGGCGCGCGCCATGCGGCAGCATGTGGAAAGCGGCTTCCAGCGCGCCGTCGCCGCGCATCATCTGGAAGAAAGCCCGGCGCCGACGCGGATACCGGCTTAG